The Legionella spiritensis DNA segment ATGCTGGCCGGGCATACCGACGTGGTTCCGGTGGAAGGACAACCCTGGGACACCCCGCCCTTTCAACTCACAGAAACACAAACCACACTGACTGGCCGTGGCACTGCGGATATGAAAGGGTTTATAGCTCTGGTCTGTGACGCGATAACCACTATCGATCCCGGGAAGCTCACCAACCCCGTCTATCTTGTATTCACCTACGATGAGGAAGTGGGATGCTTCGGAGCCAGGGCTTTGCAAGGGTATTTAAAGACGCTGGCCTCAAATATTCAATTCGCGTTGATAGGTGAACCTACCAATTTCGCGTTGGTAAACGCCCATAAAGGTTTGCAGGTCACTCACAGCACGTTTACCGGAAAACCGGCCCATTCCAGTTGTCCGCACCTGGGAAGCAACGCCATCCTGGCAGCAGCCGAGTTTTTAAGGGACATGGCGTCAACCATTCCGGAACAGGAAGATCCCCGCTTTAATCCCCCCGCCTCCACCTTTAACGCAGGAACCATCCACGGCGGCAATGCCGTGAATATTATTGCCGAACACTGTCAACTGGAATGGGAATGTCGAACCATACCCGCCGTCGACATCGCCGGGATCAATAAGGGAATCGCCCATATCAGTCAAAACATAACCGGTCATTCCAAAGTCACTATTGAGCATAAAATTCTGTCACAAGTACCGGGGCTAACAGCCGATCGCAATGAAAAAATCATAGAATTATTAAAGGAATTTTTACCCCGGGACATCAAAACGGCCACAGCGCCGTTTGTAACGGAAGCCGGCTTGTTTCAGCAGGCAAACATACCGACAGTAGTCTTTGGTCCGGGCGACCTGGAACAGGCCCATCAACCCAACGAATCCGTATCCATAGAAGCTATGAACCGTTACCGAACATTTTTACTGAATTTAATTTCTCACTATTGCCATTAGGAAGGAAAATTATGCGCTATTTTACTGATCAGGAATTTGAAGCCCGCCTTAACAGGGCACGCAAGGTGCTTGAGGAAAATGGTCTTGATGCCTGCGTTATTACCAACCCGGAAAATATTTATTACCTTACCGGGCTGAATCATCAAGGCTATTTTGCCTACACCTCCTTAATCCTCACCCATGATAAAGCGGTTTTGATTATGCGTGCCATGGAAAAAATGATCGTCAAGGATATGGTCATTCCTACCGTAGAATTTTATCCTTATAACGACGGCGTCGCACCATTGCCAAAAGCGACCAATATCAATGAGGACATCACCATGTCCGCTTATAAGGAAGGTGCGGAGTCTGCCGGACTGATGCCATCCAGCATGAGCCTGGGTATCTCGGTTCGCGTTGATGAGGACTCCGGCATTGATTACACCAATCCCGCCAAAGTGACCTGCATGGCGTTGAAGGAATTGAGACTGGAATCATCACGCGTAGCCTTTGAAAAAAACAGCTCCTTTTTACCCTATAAAATTGCGGAAGGTTTTGTACAGGGTATGCCCAATATTCAATGGTCGGACGCCGGCGATATAATCAACGACTGTCGCGCCGTTTTATCATCCCAGGAAATAGAATGTGCCCGATTTGCCGGTAAAATTACCGATGCGATGATTATGAGCGCCATTGCCATGGCTGGCAAAGGCGTATCAAATAAAAACGTGGCGGCCCAGGCCTACTCGGCTATGATCCAGCGCGGCGGAACCTATCCCGCGTTCACACCTCTTATCCGTTCAACCCGAACTCTGGATCATGAGCACGGAACCTGGGATGATGATATCTTGCAGGATGATGATTTACTGTTTCTTGAAATGTCCGGTTGCCATTGGCGCTATCATGCCCCGGCTGGACGGCTTATCCATATAGGCCGAGCCTCCGCGGGCGCTGAAAAAGCGACGAACGTCTGTGTCGAAGCCGAACAAAACGTGGTAGACACCATCAAGCCTGGAGTGACCGCCAACGAGGTGTACCAGGTATGGAAAAAAACTATCGACAAATACGGTTTTGAACATTACCACCGTCATCATTGTGGTTATATGGTGGGTATCGGCTTTCCACCCAGCTGGTCCGGTTCCGGCGTTCCTCGCAGTTTGCGAAACGGATCGGATATGATCATCAAGGAAGGCATGGTCTTTCACCTGCTCTCCTGGCTGATGCGCACCGGCAAGGGAGACGCGTTTGTTTCCGATTCCGTAGTAGTCACAAAAAACGGTTGCGAGTTTCTGACCAACGCCCCCAGGGAGCTGATGGTAAGATAAAATGACAGGTTGGGTTGTCGTACAACCCAACCCGCCCTCCTCTCTTATAATTAGCCTTGTAGCCCGTCATGAAGGTGAAGCCGTAATGCGGGGATTACCGCTCACATGAACCCGCAATACGGCCGCAGGCCTCCTTACGGGCTACCGCATTTTTATAAAAAAATTGTACAATTTTTTTTAGTTACAGAACTTACGAAACAACCAGTTGCCCGACCAATCCATTCAATCCCAATACCAGGCTGAATCCTGCGATAAGCAATCCGATGATTCGAGAAACCAGACAAGACCTTTGATCAGCTAACCGGATAAACATGGATACAATCACACCATTACAACCATCAGCCGCTATCATTCCAAGCATAAAAACCATACCGAGCATGATTGAAAACAAGGTATTTGCCGTTACCGACGCCGACATGGAAAATAAAGCCACCTGGGTGAAGGTATCAAACGAGAAGGCAAACAAAGCGCCTGTTGCCGCAATAAACCACGGGTTAAACGACTTTCCGGCCAGCTTTTGAAACAGGTAAGATTTAAAACCGACGGGTAACATACTGCTATGAGGCCATATATTCCAGAGCGTGAGCGAGCCGAAGATAAGCAGACAAATAATAGACACCCAGTTTCCAAAGGCTTCCAGCCATAACGGGGCGTGCATCCTGACAAGACCACCGCCAACAACGGCACTTATTACAATGACAACAAGCCCATGCCCGAGCGAAAATAAAAAGCCGGTCCATCTTGCCAGTCTGTGATGAGTTTTTACATGTCTGGTTATGGCGTCAATAGTAGCTAAATGATCCAGATCAAACCCGTGGCGTATACCCAGCGCGAACGCCATGGCGATCAGAAGATATAATGAAGTATCGCCTGTCAATGTCTGTTGCTCTCCGTCTCGACTCGAATTGTCATGAGGCGCGGTTGTAATCCTGCCGCGATTTGCGCAGAATAATATCCGTAAACAGCAGGATTGTACAACGGGAACTTATGCATGAATTATCACTTTGCCGGGCCATCCTTGATATCATTCACGATCATGTAACGGATAAATCCGGCAAACAAGTCAAAAAAATTGGCCTGGAAATAGGACAGTTAGCCGCGGTGGATGAAGCGGCGTTACGTTTCGGATTTGATGCGGTACGCAAAGGCACCGTCGCGCACCAGGCCATTCTTGAGATTGTTACGATTCCCGGTATGGCCTTATGCAATCTCTGCCGCACAACAATAGCCGTGCAACATAGTTATGACCTTTGCCCAACTTGTGGCAATATGTCGCTTACAATCACACAGGGCGAAGAGCTCCGTGTTAACTATCTGGAGATTGGATAATGTGTGGACTATGCGGATGTACAAGTGAAACAGAAATGGCTCATCAACATCACAACAACACCACCCACCATCATCATCCCATGGAGCAAGGAGAATTTATTGCGGTAGAACAGTCATTGCTGGCAAAAAACAATCAATTCGCCGCAGACAACCGCGAGTATTTCTCCAACCACAAAATAACGGCCATCAATCTTATGTCAAGCCCGGGCTCCGGAAAAACCACATTGCTGGCTAAAACCATAGAGCAACCAGGACACCGGATGAACATGGCCGTCGTAGTCGGTGATCAACAAACGGATTACGACGCAGACTGCATCAAACAATCCGGCGGCCAAGCCATACAAATCAATACCGGAAAAGTATGTCATCTCGACGCCCACGCCGTTGGTCATGCCGTTTTGCATTTGCGTGTCGCACAACCAACCATTTTATTTATCGAAAATATCGGCAACCTGGTCTGCCCTTCCCTGTTTGATCTCGGAGAAGCACATAGAGTCGTTCTCCTCTCCGTTACGGAAGGAGACAACAAACCTCTGAAATACCCGGATATGTTTCGTCGCGCCGACTTGATTCTTGTGACAAAAATGGATTTGTTGCCCTATGTTGACTTTGATGTGGACAAGTGTATGACCTATGCAAGGCGCATCAACCCGGGCGTACAGTTTATAACCCTGTCAGCGGCTAAAGATTCAGGGCTTGATACCTGGTATCAATGGCTGAACGACAATCGGGTATAAAAAAGATTGGAACGGCTGGAAATAGTAATAACCGGACAAATTCAGGGCGTAGGATTTCGCCCCCATGTGTATCGCGTTGCCCGACAGCTTCAACTAACCGGATGGGTTAAAAACAACGCCCGCGGGGTACTCGTTCAGATCCAGGGACAAACCGTTGCCGATTTTGTGTCCCGACTTACCGCCTCTCTGCCGCCACTGGCCAAAATCACGTCGATGGCAACAAAAGTCATACCGGTTGTTGACCACGAAGCGCCATTTCAGATCCTGGGCAGCGAACCTGGCGCATCACAGACCAATATTTCGCCGGATACAGCCATTTGCGGTGATTGTCTGGACGAATTATTCGACCCTGACAGCCGCTACTATCGCTACCCGTTTCTCAATTGTACCCAATGCGGCCCTCGCTTCACCATCACCCGCAACCTGCCTTATGACAGGGACCAGACGTCCATGGATTGTTTTGCGCTCTGTGCCGATTGTCACAAAGACTATTCCGATCCAGCCAATCGACGCCATCACGCTCAACCAACTGCCTGCCCGGTGTGTGGCCCTGAATTGTCGCACTCAATCGAAGTCATTGTGAACGCGCTGACAGACGGACAAATCGTCGCCCTGAAAGGATTAGGCGGCTATCAGTTGTTGTGTGACGCGCGCTGTGAAAATACCATCAACAGGTTACGGCAACGAAAAAACCGGGAGGCGAAACCATTAGCCATCATGGTCGCCAACGCGGCCAGCGCCGAACCTCTGGTGTCTATGGACGAAGAAGCGCGGCATTATCTGGCAAATCCCGCCCGCCCTATTGTGTTATTAACAAAAAAAAATGAGATACTGCCGCCAAACATAGCGCCAGGCTTGAATCATCTGGGGGTTATGCTGCCTTCCACCCCGCTTCATTATCTGATTTTTCAAGCACTGGCCGGTTATCCCCGACAAACGGAGTGGTTAAACGAACCACAATCAACCGTTCTGATTGTCACCAGCGCCAACGTAAACGGCGAGCCGATTATTAGTACCGACAGTGATGCCCGCAACCAGTTATCACTCATAGCCGATCTGGTTGTGTCCCATGATCGCGCTATTGTCAGTCGCGCCGATGATTCCGTATTACAGCTCTCTTGTGGTTTCCCCGTATTCATAAGGCGCGCACGAGGATTTATACCCGAAAGCATCAAGCTGCCCTACTCTATTCCCCCCACGTTGGCAACAGGCGCCCACCTGAAAAATACCTTTTGCATAACCCGTGATGATGAAGCTTTTGTTTCCCAACACATAGGCAGCATGACCAACAAAGCCACCATTGAGTTTTTCCACGAAACACTGACGCACTGGCAGCGATTTCTGGCGATTGACATCGAGCGGGTAGCCTGCGACCAGCATCCTGATTTTTATACCTCGCAATGGGCGCACACGCAGGGGCTGCCCGTTATCAGTGTACAACATCACCATGCGCATCTGGCCTCGATCGCCGCGGAGCATCATCTCCTTGAACCTGCCCTGGGTCTGGCACTGGACGGTTATGGTTACGGTAGTCAGGGCGAATTATGGGGCGGCGAACTCTTGCTGCTTGACCTGCAAGGGTTTCAGCGTCTTGGCCATTTTACGCCATTGCAACAGCCAGGCGCAGACATGGCGGTTCGCGAACCCTGGCGTATGGGAGCAAGCCTGTTGCATCATATAAACCGGACAAAAGAGATAGCGGAGCGTTTTGTCGATCAACCACAATCGCTGTGGTTAAGCGAGTTACTTGCCGCCGGTGTTCCTACCCCGTTGACCAGCAGTTGCGGGCGCTTGTTTGACGCAGCAAGTGCGCTTTTGGGCATTGGCAGGATATCGCAATACGAGGGACAGGCGGCCCAGCAGTTCGAAAGCCTGGTCACTCAGCCTGAGATCGAACCGGAAGGCTGGCAAATATACCACTCACAGTTTAACATGACCCCGCTCTTTGAGAAGCTGCTCCATGTGGATCCAATAAGAGGAGCCAACCTGTTTCATGGCACGTTAATCGCAGGTCTGACAGAATGGTTGTTATCCTGGGCAAAAACCACATCCGTTGATGTCATTCTGCTTGGCGGCGGTTGTTTTCTCAATAAAGTCCTCCGCGAGGGTCTAAACAAGCGATTGACTCAAGAAGGATTACGGGTATATTTACCACAACGGCTCCCCCCCAACGATGGTGGCCTGTCCCTTGGACAGGCATGGGTGGCTGGAACGAAAGCAATAAAAGGATGATGGCCATGTGTCTTGCAATTCCGGTGCAAGTTACCCGCATACTGGACGATCAGCGTGCGCTGGTTAATCTGGGTGGTATTGAAAAAGACGTGTCTCTCGCTCTCGTTGACAACGTTGAGGAAGGCGATTATGTCATTCTTCATGTAGGCTACGCCTTGACCAGACTCGATGAAGACGAGGCTCAAAAAACGTTGCGCCTGTTTGCCGAAATGGTGCCCGGAGGCGAACAACCATGAAGTACATCAATGATTTTCGCGATGAACAATTGGCTCAGGCCCTGACAAACGCTATCGCAAACACCGTACGTTCCGATCGAACGTACCGGCTTATGGAATTTTGCGGCGGCCATACTCATACCATTCACCGCTACGGTTTGCCCGGCCTGCTTCCGGACAATGTCAAGATGATTCACGGACCGGGTTGCCCGGTTTGTGTATTACCGGTCAGCCGCATTGACAAGGCCATCGCACTTGCCAAACAATCTGATATTATCCTGTGCAGTTATGGCGATATGTTGCGCGTTCCCGGTTCCGGGCAGCAAAGTCTGCTGCAGGCCAAAGCCGCCGGGGCGGATGTGCGTATGGTTTATTGTGTGGACGACGCTTTAAATCTTGCCCGGAAAAATCCCGACAGAGAAGTGGTGTTTTTCGCCATAGGTTTTGAAACTACGACGCCGCCGACGGCACACGCCATTAAAGAGGCCGAACGATTACAACTTGCCAATTTCAGCGTCTTTTGCAATCACGTCCTGACCCCTGTGGCCATGGAGAGTTTGCTGCAGACACAACAGAAGGAAACCGGCTCAGTCCAGCTTGACGGCTTTGTGGGGCCGGCCCATGTCAGTATTGTGATCGGCAGCAAAGCTTATGAATCCGTCAGTCAAAAATACCGCAAGCCCATCGTCATTTCAGGGTTTGAGCCACTGGACGTGCTGCATGCCATTTTAATGCTCATTCAACAAATCAATGAACAACGCTGCGATATCGAGATTCAGTACACCCGTGCCGTATCCAGAGAGGGTAATACACGCTCACAGGCATTGATGGGCGACGTCCTGGAATTACGCCCCTCATTTGAATGGCGCGGTCTCGGTTTTATCCCGGAAAGCGCCTTGCAAATCAAGTCGAAATACGAGCGATACGATGCGGAGAAGCGGTTTTCCCTACCCGACACCACAGGTGTCGAGCACAAACGATGCGATTGCGGCGCTATTTTACGAGGTCTCAAACAACCCACCGATTGCTCCTTGTTTGCCACCGTTTGTACACCGGAAAACCCTTTGGGTGCGTGTATGGTTTCTTCAGAAGGCGCCTGTGCCGCCGTATACGCATATGGACGAGTGAATACATGAACGACCTGGATACGACAATCAACGAACTTCTCCCGAAGAAAAAAAGAATTGGCTCAAAACTGAATTTCAAACACGGCCGTGTGGATTTAAGCCATGGCAGCGGCGGACGCAATACGGCTCAACTGATCGATCAGCTTTTCTTATCCGTTTTTGATAATGAATGGCTCGCGCAAAATAATGATCAGGCCTGTTTTACAGCCACAACCGGCCGTATGGTGATGAGTACGGATTCGTATGTGATTTCCCCCTTGTTTTTTCCGGGCGGCGACATTGGATCACTGGCTGTGCACGGTACTGTCAACGACATCGCCATGGCCGGTGCGAAGCCGCTTTATCTATCAGCCGGATTCATACTGGAAGAGGGTTTTCCCTTAAGCGACTTGAAAAAAATAGTGTGCTCCATGGCCAGGGCGGCGCAACAAGCCGGCGTTGCCATTATTACCGGTGATACCAAAGTCGTTGAGCGCGGTAAGGGGGATGGTGTATTTATTACGACAACCGGAGTCGGTACCCTGCAAGACGGCATCCTGATTTCAGGCGACAGGGCCAGACCGGGTGATCGGATCATCGTCAGCGGTTATGTGGGCGATCATGGTGTAGCCATCATGTCCCAACGAAACAACCTGCAATTTTTCACCAGCATTCAATCCGATTCGGCCGCGCTGCATGATCTGGTCGCCCATATGCTCAGCGCCGCCCCCCATATCCATTGCCTGCGCGATCCCACTCGCGGAGGCGTGGCGACCACATTGAACGAATGGGCCAGGCAGTCGCAAGTGGGATTTATGGTTAATGAGAAAAATATACCGATTCGAACCGAAGTGGCCAGCGCCTGTGAATTATTAGGGCTCGATCCCTTGTACGTGGCCAATGAAGGCAAATTACTGGCCATTTGCCCTCCTGACGAAGCCGCAGCGCTGTTGGCTGCCATGCACACCCATCCGCAGGGAAAAGAGGCCGCCGACATCGGTGAAGTCATTGAAGATCCCCGGCACTTTGTGCAGTTGCGCACCAAAATGGGCGGCCTGCGGATGATGGACTGGCTGGCCGGCGAACAATTACCAAGGATATGCTAGGGATGAACAAAGAACGATCCTTTTTTTTACCTCATGCTCAATTGCAGGACTTGCTTGACGCCTTAAAGGCCTCAGGTTACCGCTGTGTCGGACCGCAGGTTCGTGACGCCGCCATCGTCTATGATGATTTAACCCATGCGTCCCAATTACCCTGGGGTATACGCGATCATCAGGAGCCCGGTAAATACCGGCTGGAGAAACTCGATAAGCACGAGGCTTTTTCCTGGGCGAACGGCCCGCAAGCCATCAAGCCCGTACTTTTTAAACCCAGAGAAACCGTCTGGCGTGTCGAGCGTGATCAAAAAGGAAAACTGGCTTTTGTTCCCTGCCAGGCCGATGATGAGCAACCCGTTGCCATTATTGGCGCCCGATCCTGTGACATTGCGGCTATGGTTATTCAGGACAAGGTATTTATCAATGGCACCGGGAGCGATGTCCGCTATAAAAATCGGCGTGACGCCTTGTTTGTCGTGGCCGTCAATTGCACGTATTCCTCCGGCAACTGTTTTTGCGTTTCGGCAGGAACCGGACCCTCGGCCAAAGACTCCTACGATCTGGCCATGACCGAACTCGAAGACGGTTTTGTTATCAAAAGCGGCAGCGAGCGCGGTGAAAAAATCCTGACCATGCTTTCATTATCGTCGGCACATGAAACCCGGAAACAGGACGCAGAAAAACGGGTGACACAGGCGGCAAAAACCCAGACCAAACGCATTCCTCTGGACAATCAACGAGGACTTCGGGATTTGTTGTTCAGCAATCTGGGTCATCCCCGCTGGGATCACGTAGCCGAACGTTGTCTGTCCTGTGGCAATTGCACCTCCGTCTGCCCTACCTGCTTTTGTCACAGCGAACAGGATAAACCCGCTTTGGACGGAACCGCAAGCGAACATCAACGCGAATGGGACTCCTGCTTTACCGCGGGACACAGTCATCTGGCTGGCGGCCAACCCGTACGTGACGACACACGAAAACGTTACCGTCAATGGTTGACACATAAGGTAGGAAGCTGGTTTGATCAATTTGATACCAGTGGCTGCGTAGGTTGCGGACGTTGTGTGACCTGGTGTCCCGTTGGCATTGATATTACGGAAGAATTAGCAGCGATCTCGGGGGAATCCAATCAACGAGGGACAGACCATGATTAACGCCAATACCGATCCCTGTTTGCCGTACCCGATTGAAATCATTGCCCGAACACAGGAATCCCCCACCATATTTAGTCTGGAAGCCCGGTTTACCGAGTCAAAACACCACGAGTATTTTTCATTTCATCCCGGACAATTCAATATGCTGTATCTGTATGGCGTCGGCGAAGTCGCTATATCCATCTCATCGGATCCGGACGAAAAAACATACCTGCGCCACACCATTCGTGCCGTGGGACGAGTGACCAAAGCCTTGCAAACTATAAAAAAAGGCGATCAACTTGGACTGCGCGGCCCATTTGGTCAAGGCTGGCCGGTTCATCAGGCACAAGGCAAGGATGTTGTCATTGTCACCGGAGGACTAGGCTGCGCCCCCACCGTTTCGGTTATTAATTACATCCTGGCCAGACGTCAAAAATACGGGACATTGACTCTGTTACAAGGCGTCAAACACAGCGAGGATTTTATTTTTCGCAAACAATACGCCTTGTGGCAGCAATCACCCGACACTCATGTCCACATCGCCGCCGATCAGGCCGGACCGAGATGGCCATGGGGTATCGGTTATGTCACCGATATGATTCAGTCCATTACCATTGATTCCAGTAAAACCATCGCTATGTTATGCGGCCCTGAAATGATGATGTACGCCGCGGTAAAGGCACTGGTTCAAAAAGGCATGGCCGAGGATAATATTTATTTGAGTATGGAACGAAATATGGCCTGTGGTCTGGGCCACTGCGGCCATTGTCAGTACGGCGGATTGTTTGTCTGCAAGGATGGTCCGGTTTTCGCTTATCCTAAAATCAAGGCGTTATTCAGCGAGAAAGGATTTTAGCCATGGGAAAACCACGTCTGGCGGTACATAAATTCACCTCTTGTGACGGTTGCCAGCTTGCTTTTCTTAATGCCGGTGAGTCGTTACTCGTATTATCACAATTGATGGATATCGTACATTTTGTTGAGGCTGGCATGATCAATGCGGATGCTAAAGTCGATATCGCTTTTGTAGAAGGCAGCGTGTCAACACCTTCTGAAATCCAGCGCATCAAGACGATTCGTGATAACAGCCAATACCTGATAACCATAGGCGCCTGCGCGACCGCGGGCGGTATACAGGCGTTGCGTAACTCCGCGTCACATAAGGAATGGATGGCCAGTATCTATGCTTCACCGCAAACCATCGACACCCTGGAGACGTCAACGGCGATTTCCCGCCATGTCAAGGTCGACTGGGAGTTATGGGGCTGTCCGGTTAATACCGGACAAGTCCTGTCAACCATACGTTCCCTGTTATCCGGTGCCACACCCGGCATCGTTCGTGATGCGGTATGTCTGGAATGTAAACGCCTGAATCAGGTCTGTGTGCTGGTGGCCAGGGGAGAACCGTGCATGGGTCCGGTAACCCAAACCGGATGCCACGCTTTATGCCCGACTCATGGCCGAGCCTGTTATGGTTGTTATGGGCCGTCTGAAAATCCCAATACCCATTCCCTGGGCAAGCAATTTCAGAACAACGGGTTATCCGGCCATCAAATCGCCGATCAATTTTTGCATATTAACAATCAAGCGCCAGTCTTTCAGGAGGCCGCCACTTATTTTAAAGGGGTGAAAGTTGTCAAAAAATAAAAAAAAGACCATTCATGTGCCCATCCTGGCACGGGTGGAAGGCGAAGGTGCGCTTTGCGTGCAAATCCGCGATCACAACATTGAATCCCTGCAACTCAAAATCTACGAACCGCCCCGCTTGTTTGAAAAATTCCTCGAAGGCCGCTCCCACGAGGAAGTCCTGGATTTCGTCGCTCGAATCTGCGGCATTTGTCCGGTGGCTTATCAAATGAGTGCCGCG contains these protein-coding regions:
- the hypE gene encoding hydrogenase expression/formation protein HypE; the protein is MNDLDTTINELLPKKKRIGSKLNFKHGRVDLSHGSGGRNTAQLIDQLFLSVFDNEWLAQNNDQACFTATTGRMVMSTDSYVISPLFFPGGDIGSLAVHGTVNDIAMAGAKPLYLSAGFILEEGFPLSDLKKIVCSMARAAQQAGVAIITGDTKVVERGKGDGVFITTTGVGTLQDGILISGDRARPGDRIIVSGYVGDHGVAIMSQRNNLQFFTSIQSDSAALHDLVAHMLSAAPHIHCLRDPTRGGVATTLNEWARQSQVGFMVNEKNIPIRTEVASACELLGLDPLYVANEGKLLAICPPDEAAALLAAMHTHPQGKEAADIGEVIEDPRHFVQLRTKMGGLRMMDWLAGEQLPRIC
- the argE gene encoding acetylornithine deacetylase yields the protein MSTNSPGYKELLAQLISFDTTSCNSNLPLIRWLDNYLQGYSFKTRIFYNDDHTKANLVATIGPDVSGGFMLAGHTDVVPVEGQPWDTPPFQLTETQTTLTGRGTADMKGFIALVCDAITTIDPGKLTNPVYLVFTYDEEVGCFGARALQGYLKTLASNIQFALIGEPTNFALVNAHKGLQVTHSTFTGKPAHSSCPHLGSNAILAAAEFLRDMASTIPEQEDPRFNPPASTFNAGTIHGGNAVNIIAEHCQLEWECRTIPAVDIAGINKGIAHISQNITGHSKVTIEHKILSQVPGLTADRNEKIIELLKEFLPRDIKTATAPFVTEAGLFQQANIPTVVFGPGDLEQAHQPNESVSIEAMNRYRTFLLNLISHYCH
- a CDS encoding HypC/HybG/HupF family hydrogenase formation chaperone, producing the protein MCLAIPVQVTRILDDQRALVNLGGIEKDVSLALVDNVEEGDYVILHVGYALTRLDEDEAQKTLRLFAEMVPGGEQP
- a CDS encoding HoxN/HupN/NixA family nickel/cobalt transporter, which produces MTGDTSLYLLIAMAFALGIRHGFDLDHLATIDAITRHVKTHHRLARWTGFLFSLGHGLVVIVISAVVGGGLVRMHAPLWLEAFGNWVSIICLLIFGSLTLWNIWPHSSMLPVGFKSYLFQKLAGKSFNPWFIAATGALFAFSFDTFTQVALFSMSASVTANTLFSIMLGMVFMLGMIAADGCNGVIVSMFIRLADQRSCLVSRIIGLLIAGFSLVLGLNGLVGQLVVS
- the hypD gene encoding hydrogenase formation protein HypD, translating into MKYINDFRDEQLAQALTNAIANTVRSDRTYRLMEFCGGHTHTIHRYGLPGLLPDNVKMIHGPGCPVCVLPVSRIDKAIALAKQSDIILCSYGDMLRVPGSGQQSLLQAKAAGADVRMVYCVDDALNLARKNPDREVVFFAIGFETTTPPTAHAIKEAERLQLANFSVFCNHVLTPVAMESLLQTQQKETGSVQLDGFVGPAHVSIVIGSKAYESVSQKYRKPIVISGFEPLDVLHAILMLIQQINEQRCDIEIQYTRAVSREGNTRSQALMGDVLELRPSFEWRGLGFIPESALQIKSKYERYDAEKRFSLPDTTGVEHKRCDCGAILRGLKQPTDCSLFATVCTPENPLGACMVSSEGACAAVYAYGRVNT
- a CDS encoding 4Fe-4S dicluster domain-containing protein, coding for MNKERSFFLPHAQLQDLLDALKASGYRCVGPQVRDAAIVYDDLTHASQLPWGIRDHQEPGKYRLEKLDKHEAFSWANGPQAIKPVLFKPRETVWRVERDQKGKLAFVPCQADDEQPVAIIGARSCDIAAMVIQDKVFINGTGSDVRYKNRRDALFVVAVNCTYSSGNCFCVSAGTGPSAKDSYDLAMTELEDGFVIKSGSERGEKILTMLSLSSAHETRKQDAEKRVTQAAKTQTKRIPLDNQRGLRDLLFSNLGHPRWDHVAERCLSCGNCTSVCPTCFCHSEQDKPALDGTASEHQREWDSCFTAGHSHLAGGQPVRDDTRKRYRQWLTHKVGSWFDQFDTSGCVGCGRCVTWCPVGIDITEELAAISGESNQRGTDHD
- the hypB gene encoding hydrogenase nickel incorporation protein HypB; amino-acid sequence: MCGLCGCTSETEMAHQHHNNTTHHHHPMEQGEFIAVEQSLLAKNNQFAADNREYFSNHKITAINLMSSPGSGKTTLLAKTIEQPGHRMNMAVVVGDQQTDYDADCIKQSGGQAIQINTGKVCHLDAHAVGHAVLHLRVAQPTILFIENIGNLVCPSLFDLGEAHRVVLLSVTEGDNKPLKYPDMFRRADLILVTKMDLLPYVDFDVDKCMTYARRINPGVQFITLSAAKDSGLDTWYQWLNDNRV
- the hypA gene encoding hydrogenase maturation nickel metallochaperone HypA → MHELSLCRAILDIIHDHVTDKSGKQVKKIGLEIGQLAAVDEAALRFGFDAVRKGTVAHQAILEIVTIPGMALCNLCRTTIAVQHSYDLCPTCGNMSLTITQGEELRVNYLEIG
- the hypF gene encoding carbamoyltransferase HypF; this translates as MERLEIVITGQIQGVGFRPHVYRVARQLQLTGWVKNNARGVLVQIQGQTVADFVSRLTASLPPLAKITSMATKVIPVVDHEAPFQILGSEPGASQTNISPDTAICGDCLDELFDPDSRYYRYPFLNCTQCGPRFTITRNLPYDRDQTSMDCFALCADCHKDYSDPANRRHHAQPTACPVCGPELSHSIEVIVNALTDGQIVALKGLGGYQLLCDARCENTINRLRQRKNREAKPLAIMVANAASAEPLVSMDEEARHYLANPARPIVLLTKKNEILPPNIAPGLNHLGVMLPSTPLHYLIFQALAGYPRQTEWLNEPQSTVLIVTSANVNGEPIISTDSDARNQLSLIADLVVSHDRAIVSRADDSVLQLSCGFPVFIRRARGFIPESIKLPYSIPPTLATGAHLKNTFCITRDDEAFVSQHIGSMTNKATIEFFHETLTHWQRFLAIDIERVACDQHPDFYTSQWAHTQGLPVISVQHHHAHLASIAAEHHLLEPALGLALDGYGYGSQGELWGGELLLLDLQGFQRLGHFTPLQQPGADMAVREPWRMGASLLHHINRTKEIAERFVDQPQSLWLSELLAAGVPTPLTSSCGRLFDAASALLGIGRISQYEGQAAQQFESLVTQPEIEPEGWQIYHSQFNMTPLFEKLLHVDPIRGANLFHGTLIAGLTEWLLSWAKTTSVDVILLGGGCFLNKVLREGLNKRLTQEGLRVYLPQRLPPNDGGLSLGQAWVAGTKAIKG
- a CDS encoding M24 family metallopeptidase, producing the protein MRYFTDQEFEARLNRARKVLEENGLDACVITNPENIYYLTGLNHQGYFAYTSLILTHDKAVLIMRAMEKMIVKDMVIPTVEFYPYNDGVAPLPKATNINEDITMSAYKEGAESAGLMPSSMSLGISVRVDEDSGIDYTNPAKVTCMALKELRLESSRVAFEKNSSFLPYKIAEGFVQGMPNIQWSDAGDIINDCRAVLSSQEIECARFAGKITDAMIMSAIAMAGKGVSNKNVAAQAYSAMIQRGGTYPAFTPLIRSTRTLDHEHGTWDDDILQDDDLLFLEMSGCHWRYHAPAGRLIHIGRASAGAEKATNVCVEAEQNVVDTIKPGVTANEVYQVWKKTIDKYGFEHYHRHHCGYMVGIGFPPSWSGSGVPRSLRNGSDMIIKEGMVFHLLSWLMRTGKGDAFVSDSVVVTKNGCEFLTNAPRELMVR